From the genome of Streptomyces sp. SID8374:
TTCCGGCGCACCGGCGCCGGAGCAGGGAGGCACCCCGTGATCACTCCCGCCATCCGGCTCAAGAACATCGCCTTCCTCGTCATCGCCGTGCTCGTCCTGGGCTACCTCGGGGTGCGGTACGCCGGCCTCGGCCACTACGTCGGGCTGCGCAGCTACTACACGGTCACGGTCCAACTCCCGCAGACGGGCGGCCTCTACACCCACTCCAACGTCACCTACCGGGGCGTCTCGGTGGGCCGGGTCGGCCCCATCGAACTGACCGACGAGGGGGTGGAGGCCGAGCTGCGGATCGAGAAGGACGCCCCGCCCATCCCGGACAGCCTGAAGGCCGTCGTCGCCAACCTCTCGGCGGTCGGCGAGCAGTACGTCGACCTGCGCCCGACCCGGTCCGACGGCCCCTACCTGGGCAACGGCTCGGTGATCGACGCGGCCGACACCACCCTCCCCGCGCCGCCCACCGAGGTGCTCACCAGCGTCAACGACTTCGCGCGCTCGGTCGACCTGGAGCATCTGCGCACGGTCGTCGAGGAGTTCGGCGCCGCCTTCGAAGGGCGCGGCGACGACCTCCAGGTGCTGCTGGACAGCGGCGGCGAGTTCATCGACGCGGCCGACCGGGCCCTGCCGACGACCACCCGGCTGATGGCCGACGGCGAGACCGTGCTGCGCACCCAGGCCGAACAGGGCGCGGCGCTCAAGGGGTTCGCCTCCGGCGCCGAGGAACTCGCCGCCGAACTCAAGGGCTCCGACAGCGACCTGCGGCGGCTGATCGCGACCACGCCCGACGCCGCCGTACAGATCAGCGGGCTGCTGCGCGACCTCGACCCGGCCTTCGGCGTCGTCGTCGCCAACCTGCTCACCACCTCGGAGGTCGCCGTCACCCGCCAACGAGGCCTGGAGGAACTGCTGGTGAAGCTGCCCGCGGTGGTGGCGGCCGGAGCGAGCGCGGTCGACGAGGACGGCGCCCGGTTCGGTATGTCGGTCACCTTCTTCGAACCGCTGCCCTGCACCTCCGGATACGGCGCCACGACGTACCGCAACGGACTCGACACCTCACCCGCGCCCGCCCTGAACTCCGCTGCCCGGTGCGCCTCTTCACCCGGTACGGGCATCAACGTCCGGGGCAGCGCCAACGCGCCGAAGGGCGGCCCGGTCCCGTCACCCGCCAAGCCCGGCTCCATGCTGCTGGGGGAGGGGGCCGACGCCGACGCGAAGGGCCGGCTCCCCGGCGCGCTCGGCACCACCCCCCGTACCGCTCCGCCCGCCCCCGGCATGGCCGGACTGCTGGGCCTTGGAGGCGGTGGCTCATGACGCTCCGCACCCGGCACCTCGGCGGCTGGGCCGTCCTGCTGGCCGCCGCCCTCGTCTGCGGGCTGGGCGCCTGGTCGTACGCCCAGGCGCGCGGCGACCGCACCCTCGCCTACGCCAAGGCCCGCGACACGGCCCTGGCCCAGGGCAAGCGCCACCTCGCCACGCTGAACAGCCTGGACGGCAAGGACGCCACCAGCGTCTCCGCCGGGCTGCGGGCCTGGCGGGACTCCTCCACCGGTCCGCTCCACGACCAGCTGAAGCGGACTTCGGCGGCCGACGCGAAGACGCTCACGACGGCGGGTGACACCGCCGACGGCAAGGTGACCTCGGCGGCGCTCACCGCCCTGGACGACCGCACCGGCACGGCCGAGCTGATCGCGACCGTGGACGTCGAGGTCACCCCGCGCACGGGCAGCCCCGGCACCCAGCGCAAACGCTTCACGGCCACGCTCGCCCGCACAGGCGACGGCTGGAAGGTCAAGGCGCTCACGGCGACGGCGGCAGGAGACGGCGGATGAGCGAGCGAACTGTGTTGGCCAGCAAGGCAGTGGAGGACGGGGAACACGTCGACGACGCCGAGCCGGACAGCGTCGATGAGCCCGGTAGCCGCCCCTGGTGGCCCCGCATCCTCGGCGCCCTCCTGGCCGTCGTCCTGCTCGCGACCGGCGGGCTCCTCTTCGCCGAAGGGCGCGAACTGCGCGACACCCCGGCCACCGGCAACCTCGCCCTCACGGACGCCGAGGCGACCACCCGGGTCACCGGCGACGTCAGCAACGCGCTCGGCAGGATCTTCTCGTACGGCCCCGACGCCACCGCCCTCACCAAGGACGCGGCACAAGAGGTGCTGGCGGACAAGGCCCTCCAGCAGTACGCGGCGCTGTTCGGCCAGGTCGAGAAGCAGGCCGCCGACCAGAAGCTGACGCTCACCACCCATGTCGTACGGGCCGGGGTCACCCGGCTGACCGCCACCGGCGCCCACCTCCTGGTCTTCCTCGACCAGGTCTACGAACGCCGTGGCCGGCCCGCCACCACCGCATCCGCCCAGCTGTCCGTCACCGCCGAACTGCGGGACGACCACTGGTGGATCGTCGAGATCAGCTCCGTATGAAGGCAGGGGAGAGGCATCACATGGCACGGGCGACGACGAGGAACCCCCTGGTGATCGCGGCGACGGCGCTCGCGGTCGTGGCGGCCGGGGCGGCTGGGTGGGGCGGCTGGCAGCGCTACGACGCCGCCCACGACGACGCGGCCTCCTACGCGCAGGCGCGGGACGACGCGCTGGCGGCAGGGGAGCAGGCGGTCCAGAACATGAACACCCTCGACCACCGCGCGCTGGAGAAGGGCCTCGACAGCTGGGAGGAGTCCACCACCGGCGATCTGCACCGCCAACTCGTCGAAGGGCGGGACGCGTTCGCCGAGCAGATCGTGGCGGCGAAGACGGTCAGCACGGCGAAGGTGCTCTCCGGCGCGGTGACCGAACTCGACGAACGGGCGGGCCGAGCAGGGGTGATGGTGGCGCTGCGGGTCACCGTCACCGCGCCCAAGGGCGACCCGGCGGTGAAGGAGAGCCGGATGCTCGGCACCCTCACCCGGACCTCCGAGGGGTGGAAGCTCAGCGCGCTCGGCCAGGCCCCCGTCGGCTCCACGGCCGGCTGAACCCGCGCCCGTATCCGCTCCCGCCCGCGCTGCCCCGACGCCGTATCCGAGAGGACCCCCTCCCATGTCGACGACCCGCCACCTGGTCAACCGCCGCCGCAGACTGGCCACTTCACCGTCACGCACGGCAGTGGCCCCGGCCTCGGACGAGGAGCTCAGGGAGAGGACCACGGAACCACCAGACCTGCGAGTGCCGGAGCCGGAGCTCGAACACGAGCCCGAGGCGGAGGCTGAGCCCGTCACCGCCCCTGCTCCCGACGCCGTAACCACATCCCCACGGCGGCGCCTCCCCGCCCTCCTCTGCGTCCTCACCGTCCTCCTCGGGGCCTTCGCCGCCTGGGCGTTCACCTCGGCGGCCGGCCTGCGCGACGAGCCCGCGCGGCAGAACACCGCGCTCACCGACATCGCCCGCACCAGCGAGGTGAAGGGCCGGATCACCGAGGCGGTCGGTGCCGTGTTCTCGTACGACTACGCCTCGCCCGCCCGCTCGGACCGCGCGGCGAAGACCCATCTGACCGGCCGGGCGGTGCAGCAGCACAAGGACATGCTCGCGGAGGTACGGGAGCAGGGGCCGCGGCAGAAGCTCGTCCTCACCACCACCGTCACCGGAAGCGGCGTGGAGTACCTGGACGGCGACCGAGCCCGGCTGCTGATCTTCGCCGACCAGAGCAACACCCGTACCGGCAAGGACGAGGAGACCACCTACGCGGCGGCCATGTTCGCCGTCGACGCCGTCCGCCGTGGGGACACCTGGCGGATCGCCGCCATCGACACGTTCACCCGCTGAACCGTGGGCCCGGGCAGCCGGGGAGAGAGGAGCAGCTATGAGGTTCAACGGCACGGTGCGCCGTCAGCTCACCGGTACGGTCACGGCGGTCGCCGCGATGGCCGCGCTCACCGCGTCCCAGGCGCCCGGCTTCGGGGAGGCCGTGGCGGCGTCGCACGAGGAGCGGACCTCGTCGGGCACGGACGACGTGGTGTGGAGCGAGGTGGAGGGCGACGACTCGTACCACACCGAGCTGCCACCACTGGAGAGCCCGCAGCCGCCCGCGCCGCTGAAGCCGCCCGGGGCCGGGGTGCAACCGCCGGTTCCGCTGCTGGCCCGCGCCCGGTCCGAGGCGGGCATCCCGGCGACCGTGCTCGCCGCGTACCGGAGCGCCGAGCGGTCCTTGCGCCGCAGCGACCCCGGCTGCCGGCTGCCGTGGCAGCTGCTCGCGGCGATCGGCAAGGTGGAGTCGGGGCAGGCCGCGGGCGGCAGGGTCGACGGGCGGGGGACGACGCTCACCCCGATCCTGGGGCCCGCCCTCGACGGGGTGGGCTTCGCGCTGATCCGGGACACCGACAACGGGGTGTACGACGGCGACCGTACGTACGACCGGGCCGTCGGGCCGATGCAGTTCATCCCGTCCACCTGGGTGAACTGGGCCAAGGACGGCAACGGCGACGGCCGCAAGGACCCGAACAACATCTACGACGCCGCCCTCGCGGCCGGGCACTACCTCTGCGCCAATGGCCGTGACCTGGGCGCCCGGGCCGACCTGGACCGGGCGGTCCTCAGCTACAACCGGTCCGACCTCTATCTCCGTACGGTGCTGTCCTGGCTGGCGTTCTACCGCAACGGCACCCACCCGGTCGCCGACGGCCAGGGGGTCCTCCCCACCAGCCCCGGTCCGGGCGGAGCCGACCGCTCCAAGGCACCGGTCGGCTCCGGAACCCCTGGCGGGCCGGGCCAGGGAGGCGGCGGCATCGTCATCGGCCCGCAGCCCACGCGCCCGCCCGGCACCAAGCCCACGCCCGGCCCCACCAAACCTGGCTCGCCAAGCCCGAGCCCCTCCGACCCCGGCTCCCCGAGCCCGACCCCGACCGACCCCAGCCCCACCGACCCGGGCCCCACGGACCCCGGCCCCAGCCCCGACCCCTCCGACCCCGGTCCTACCGACCCCGGTCCTACCGACCCCGGCCCCACCGACCCCGCCCCGACCCCGACCCCCGGCCCCACGGACCCGGACCCCGGTCCGAGCCCCGACCCCGGCCCCGGAACCACCGACCCCGGCTGCCCGAGCGGCGCCCCCACCCCGCCGGCCGCCTCCGCCGCCACCGGGAGCCGGTCAGGAGAGGGCGGGGACGGCGAGCCGTGCGCACCGGAGACCGGGGCCGCCGCCTGAGCCCACGATGTGAAGGCCTCGAAAGAGTGACGTGACCGTCCTGTGCCACAGGGGCCCCGCACGGTGGACGAGCCCGGGATCGGGTTGATATTTCGGGCACCCTTCGAGATCTTTGCCCGAGGGAAACAGTTCGTCCAACCGGAAGGTGGTGCGACTCGCCACAGGCGGGTCCCCCCTCATGGGTTCACCCAAGGCAGAGACCGGCACGCCCACGAAGGAGCGGTTCGCCCCGGCCGACTGGGGCCGGCCGCCGTACGCAGTGATCGTCGTCGACCGGGCCGGAACGGCCGTACGCACCGAAGGGGAGACGAGCCTGCTCCCGGGCGTGGAACAGGGCGTTCCGCTGCCGGACGGCCTCTCCTGGCTGGCCGGGGCCACCGCAGCCGTGGCCGAGGACGCCGTCCACCAGGGCGGCTCGCCGAGGCCCGCCGTCGCGGGGGAGTTCGAGGGGCGCCGCTTCGAGGCCCATCCGACCCGGCGTGCGGACGGCGAGGTCGTGTGGTGGCTGGTCGACCACACGGCCCGGTACGCCGCCGAGGAGGCCCTGACCGCCGAGCGCGAGCGCACCAGGTTCCTCGCCGAGGCGTCCAACGTCCTGCTCTCCTCGCTGAACTCCGAGCGGTGCATGGACTCCACGGCCCGGCTGGCCGCCGGGTTCCTGGCCGACGCGGCCGTCGTGGTGGCCCCGGCGCCGGGCCGTCGGCTGCCCGTGACCCGTGCCGTGCGGGGCCAGGGCGTCACACAGGACATGATCGCGGCCGACCCCTCCGACGTACCGGGTCTCGCCGAGGCGCTGAGGGGCTTCCCGCCTGTGCCGTCACGGTGGATCGACCCGGTGTCCCTGCCCGACTGGCTGGTACCCGACGGCCTCGGTACGCCGGTCGGTTCGGTCGTCGTCACCCCGCTGCCCGGGCACGGTGTTCCGGCCGGGGCGCTGATCCTGCTCCGCGCGGACACCCGCAGCGGGTTCAGCGAGACCGAGGAGACCTTCGCCCGGCTGTTCGCGGCCCGCGCCGGAGCCGCCCTGTCCGCGGCCCGCCTGTACGCGGAACAGCACAGCATCACCCGGACCCTGATGCGCGATCTGCTGCCGCCCCGTCTCCACCGGGTGCACGGGGTGGAGTTCGCCGGGGGCTACCGCCCCTCCAGCTCCCACGAGCGGGTCGGCGGCGACTTCTACGACGTCCACCCCGGCCCGACG
Proteins encoded in this window:
- a CDS encoding MlaD family protein — its product is MITPAIRLKNIAFLVIAVLVLGYLGVRYAGLGHYVGLRSYYTVTVQLPQTGGLYTHSNVTYRGVSVGRVGPIELTDEGVEAELRIEKDAPPIPDSLKAVVANLSAVGEQYVDLRPTRSDGPYLGNGSVIDAADTTLPAPPTEVLTSVNDFARSVDLEHLRTVVEEFGAAFEGRGDDLQVLLDSGGEFIDAADRALPTTTRLMADGETVLRTQAEQGAALKGFASGAEELAAELKGSDSDLRRLIATTPDAAVQISGLLRDLDPAFGVVVANLLTTSEVAVTRQRGLEELLVKLPAVVAAGASAVDEDGARFGMSVTFFEPLPCTSGYGATTYRNGLDTSPAPALNSAARCASSPGTGINVRGSANAPKGGPVPSPAKPGSMLLGEGADADAKGRLPGALGTTPRTAPPAPGMAGLLGLGGGGS
- a CDS encoding lytic transglycosylase domain-containing protein, which codes for MRFNGTVRRQLTGTVTAVAAMAALTASQAPGFGEAVAASHEERTSSGTDDVVWSEVEGDDSYHTELPPLESPQPPAPLKPPGAGVQPPVPLLARARSEAGIPATVLAAYRSAERSLRRSDPGCRLPWQLLAAIGKVESGQAAGGRVDGRGTTLTPILGPALDGVGFALIRDTDNGVYDGDRTYDRAVGPMQFIPSTWVNWAKDGNGDGRKDPNNIYDAALAAGHYLCANGRDLGARADLDRAVLSYNRSDLYLRTVLSWLAFYRNGTHPVADGQGVLPTSPGPGGADRSKAPVGSGTPGGPGQGGGGIVIGPQPTRPPGTKPTPGPTKPGSPSPSPSDPGSPSPTPTDPSPTDPGPTDPGPSPDPSDPGPTDPGPTDPGPTDPAPTPTPGPTDPDPGPSPDPGPGTTDPGCPSGAPTPPAASAATGSRSGEGGDGEPCAPETGAAA
- a CDS encoding PP2C family protein-serine/threonine phosphatase, which produces MGSPKAETGTPTKERFAPADWGRPPYAVIVVDRAGTAVRTEGETSLLPGVEQGVPLPDGLSWLAGATAAVAEDAVHQGGSPRPAVAGEFEGRRFEAHPTRRADGEVVWWLVDHTARYAAEEALTAERERTRFLAEASNVLLSSLNSERCMDSTARLAAGFLADAAVVVAPAPGRRLPVTRAVRGQGVTQDMIAADPSDVPGLAEALRGFPPVPSRWIDPVSLPDWLVPDGLGTPVGSVVVTPLPGHGVPAGALILLRADTRSGFSETEETFARLFAARAGAALSAARLYAEQHSITRTLMRDLLPPRLHRVHGVEFAGGYRPSSSHERVGGDFYDVHPGPTPRDPSLVVLGDVCGKGLDAAVLTGKIRNTLQALMPMADDHERVLQLLNGALLNADNTRFATLVLASVLRTENQVRLRLTSAGHPAPLVVRDDGRVEEIPTHGTLVGALDQVSARTVETALLPGDTCLLYTDGITEARGGPLGGELFGDERLKRALAECGGMPGEAVVEHIRMLTSQWLGDGGHDDLAVVAITAPRTTHLSAVDGHTRGRYTA